The following proteins are encoded in a genomic region of Paenibacillus sp. FSL H3-0469:
- a CDS encoding MBL fold metallo-hydrolase, with protein sequence MKYGRIIQKPRVKFIEVAAGVFAGISPYRGISWANAGFINKGEGLVYDTFFDLFHAREMREAYKEVSNGGSPAYVVNSHYNSDHAWGNKVFEDACIIMHKEASRERLTENISWMDNVIRRGKDSLESTSGERFFAAEFEGFDLEGVEWVYPNIQIKDDISIRLDDTEVMIYNVAPAHSDSDLLLWMPKEKVLFAGDVVFNGCTAYSEEGTLNWVKVLDRIIDEIKPEIVVPGHGAICGLDFVKEQRDYLLNLISEFNKHYNDEIDSLSLTKQIDISRFLHWIQPERLYVTVDILLKSKRGLSPLPAWNEVPAKLEDMKAFLAEKYGNLIKPWDPMNVWQE encoded by the coding sequence ATGAAGTATGGACGTATTATCCAAAAACCCCGCGTCAAATTTATTGAAGTCGCAGCTGGTGTCTTTGCCGGTATTTCGCCGTATCGCGGTATCAGTTGGGCCAATGCCGGGTTCATCAATAAGGGTGAAGGGCTGGTGTATGACACGTTTTTTGATTTATTCCATGCGCGGGAAATGCGGGAGGCTTATAAGGAAGTAAGCAACGGCGGCTCTCCCGCATATGTGGTGAACTCGCACTATAACAGTGACCACGCCTGGGGAAACAAAGTGTTTGAAGATGCTTGCATTATTATGCATAAGGAAGCCTCTAGAGAGCGTCTCACCGAAAATATCAGCTGGATGGACAACGTCATTAGAAGAGGGAAGGATTCTCTGGAATCGACTTCGGGCGAGCGGTTTTTTGCAGCAGAATTTGAAGGATTCGACCTGGAGGGCGTGGAATGGGTATACCCGAATATTCAGATCAAGGACGATATCAGCATCCGTCTTGACGATACGGAAGTCATGATTTACAACGTAGCCCCGGCCCACTCCGACAGTGACTTGCTGCTGTGGATGCCCAAAGAAAAAGTGCTGTTTGCCGGCGATGTCGTGTTTAACGGTTGTACGGCATACAGCGAGGAAGGAACTCTCAATTGGGTTAAAGTGCTTGATCGCATTATTGATGAAATTAAACCCGAAATCGTTGTTCCAGGACATGGCGCCATCTGCGGCCTGGACTTCGTGAAGGAGCAGAGGGACTACCTCCTGAACCTGATCAGCGAGTTCAACAAGCATTACAATGACGAAATTGATTCCTTGTCCTTGACCAAGCAAATTGATATTTCCCGCTTCCTTCATTGGATTCAGCCAGAACGCTTGTATGTTACCGTGGATATCCTATTGAAAAGCAAACGGGGGTTATCCCCCCTTCCAGCCTGGAACGAGGTGCCTGCTAAGCTGGAAGACATGAAAGCTTTTTTGGCCGAAAAATATGGCAATCTGATCAAGCCATGGGACCCTATGAATGTATGGCAAGAATAG
- a CDS encoding ABC transporter ATP-binding protein translates to MEILTIENLSKIYGTGESAVKALDDVSFSVQKGEFVAIIGPSGSGKSTLLHMLGGVDRPTGGKVYVQDTDMYTLDETQLAIFRRRQIGLIYQFFNLIPVLTVEENITLPLLLDQQKVDQKQLADLVNKLNLQHRLNHLPNQLSGGQQQRVSIGRAIIGNPAIMLADEPTGNLDSRNSSEIVDLLKMLNKTYHQTLIVITHDERIALQADRIISIEDGRIAKNEVIRR, encoded by the coding sequence ATGGAGATTTTAACCATTGAAAATTTGTCCAAAATATACGGCACAGGCGAATCGGCGGTGAAGGCGCTGGATGATGTTTCCTTTTCGGTCCAAAAAGGTGAATTCGTCGCCATTATTGGACCTTCCGGATCGGGGAAATCTACACTCCTTCATATGCTGGGCGGTGTGGATCGGCCGACTGGCGGGAAAGTGTATGTTCAGGATACGGATATGTATACCTTGGACGAAACGCAGCTGGCCATCTTCAGACGCAGGCAAATCGGGCTGATCTACCAGTTCTTCAATCTGATTCCCGTCCTGACGGTGGAAGAGAATATTACGCTGCCGCTCTTGCTGGATCAACAAAAGGTAGATCAAAAGCAATTGGCTGATCTTGTGAATAAGCTGAATTTGCAGCATCGGTTAAACCATCTGCCAAATCAGCTATCCGGTGGACAGCAGCAGCGTGTCTCGATTGGCAGAGCGATCATCGGCAATCCTGCGATCATGCTGGCCGACGAACCCACCGGGAATCTGGACAGCAGGAATAGCAGCGAGATCGTCGATTTATTGAAAATGCTGAATAAGACCTATCATCAGACACTGATCGTAATCACGCATGACGAACGGATCGCCCTGCAAGCCGACCGAATCATTTCGATTGAAGATGGGAGGATTGCCAAAAATGAGGTGATCAGGCGATGA
- a CDS encoding DinB family protein, which produces MHTKIEDFAAEWTSEAELTATVLDALTDDSLGQEVIEGRRVLGQIAWHLVHSLHYMTTLGLAFEASSRGEEAPDSAAFIASEYRRISKNLLDAVQTQWNDESLRESVMIEKEAWQNGSSLRYTIMHQAHHRGQMTVLMRQAGLRVPNVYGPTYDTWVEKGITPLI; this is translated from the coding sequence ATGCATACAAAAATTGAAGACTTCGCTGCGGAATGGACAAGCGAGGCGGAATTAACTGCTACCGTACTGGATGCACTTACGGATGATTCTCTTGGACAGGAGGTTATCGAAGGCCGACGAGTGCTGGGACAAATCGCCTGGCATCTGGTTCATTCGCTGCACTACATGACAACTTTGGGGCTCGCTTTCGAAGCTTCATCCAGAGGCGAAGAAGCTCCGGATTCTGCTGCATTTATAGCTTCGGAGTATCGGCGGATCAGCAAGAATTTACTGGACGCGGTTCAAACACAGTGGAATGACGAATCCTTGCGCGAGTCGGTCATGATTGAGAAGGAAGCTTGGCAGAACGGAAGTTCCCTTCGTTATACGATCATGCACCAAGCGCATCATCGCGGACAAATGACCGTTCTCATGCGCCAGGCCGGACTTCGAGTGCCTAATGTGTACGGTCCGACTTACGATACTTGGGTCGAGAAAGGGATAACACCTTTAATCTAA
- a CDS encoding TetR/AcrR family transcriptional regulator: MNTSDRIIEAATRLIREKGYQGVSTKAIATEAKVNESTIFRQFGSKQGILEAIVERHADIPQFEKLLKEDATDNPEVDLLNVSQQYRLFFHNNADIIMIGIRDTGMLPELDRVLADPPVKLHSLLVEYFERLQKKKVIARQDERLTAMSFLSMCYGFQMSELIHRQYQSELITEEEFYKHSVSLFVKGMLSQS, from the coding sequence ATGAATACTTCGGACAGAATCATTGAAGCCGCGACACGGCTCATCAGAGAGAAGGGCTATCAGGGAGTCAGCACCAAAGCCATTGCAACGGAAGCTAAAGTCAATGAATCTACGATTTTTCGGCAATTTGGAAGCAAGCAAGGCATATTGGAAGCCATTGTTGAAAGACATGCAGATATCCCGCAATTTGAGAAGCTGTTAAAAGAGGACGCAACGGATAATCCGGAAGTCGATTTGCTGAATGTTAGCCAGCAGTACCGTTTGTTCTTCCATAACAATGCGGACATCATTATGATCGGCATCCGTGACACAGGAATGCTTCCTGAATTGGACAGGGTGCTGGCTGATCCGCCAGTGAAGCTGCACTCCTTGCTGGTTGAATATTTTGAACGCCTGCAGAAGAAAAAAGTGATAGCTAGACAGGATGAGCGTCTTACTGCGATGTCTTTTCTCTCGATGTGTTACGGATTTCAGATGAGCGAGCTGATTCACCGGCAATATCAGTCCGAGCTCATCACTGAAGAAGAGTTCTACAAGCACAGTGTCTCATTGTTTGTAAAAGGAATGTTGTCTCAGTCATAA
- a CDS encoding MerR family transcriptional regulator: MLTISQVSEQTGLTPYTIRYYEKIGVLHEPMRSNGGARVYHESEVSYIQCLNKLKKLGLSLEEITEFTREGCVMDKIQQGEKPSTYSPTLKKRIEILEQHLMELESKRQEIDYMISLAAEKLTLYQGLTKE; this comes from the coding sequence ATGCTCACCATCAGTCAAGTGTCAGAACAAACAGGACTAACTCCTTATACAATCCGTTATTATGAAAAAATCGGGGTGCTACATGAACCCATGCGCAGTAATGGAGGGGCTCGTGTCTACCATGAAAGCGAGGTTTCCTACATTCAATGTCTAAATAAACTTAAAAAATTGGGTTTATCGCTTGAGGAGATTACAGAATTTACTCGTGAGGGCTGTGTCATGGATAAAATTCAACAAGGGGAGAAACCTTCTACTTATAGTCCAACTTTAAAAAAGCGGATTGAAATCCTTGAGCAGCATCTGATGGAGCTGGAATCCAAGCGGCAAGAAATTGATTACATGATTTCTCTCGCCGCAGAGAAACTTACCCTATACCAAGGACTTACGAAGGAATAA
- a CDS encoding transglutaminase family protein produces MSAYLKETELLNYAHPLLQQIVHSRRWDSMSRKEQILGIYNYVRDEIRFGYNRADDIPASEVLQDGYGQCNTKGVLFMALLRAVGVPCRMHGFAIDKRLQKGAMKGWYYQLSPKEIIHSWVEVLYEDRWLNIEGFILDVPYLTKLQQKFEQCTGSFCGYGVATDNFQKPDIYWNENDTYVQKEGIVQDFGIYDSPDAFFSAHPQGLSPIKKIVYTRVVRHLMNRNVDHIRRGGMIN; encoded by the coding sequence ATGAGTGCATACTTGAAGGAAACTGAATTGCTGAACTATGCTCACCCGTTGCTCCAGCAAATTGTTCACAGCCGCCGGTGGGATTCGATGTCCCGGAAGGAACAGATTCTCGGCATCTATAACTACGTCCGTGACGAAATCCGGTTCGGCTATAACCGGGCGGACGATATTCCGGCCTCGGAAGTCTTGCAGGATGGCTACGGCCAGTGTAATACAAAGGGTGTGCTGTTCATGGCATTGCTAAGGGCTGTGGGCGTGCCCTGCCGTATGCATGGATTTGCCATCGATAAGAGGCTGCAAAAGGGGGCCATGAAAGGGTGGTATTACCAGCTGTCCCCCAAGGAGATCATTCATAGCTGGGTTGAAGTGCTATATGAAGATAGGTGGTTGAATATTGAGGGATTTATACTGGATGTCCCCTATCTGACCAAGCTTCAGCAGAAATTTGAACAGTGTACGGGTTCCTTTTGCGGATATGGCGTTGCCACCGATAATTTTCAAAAGCCGGATATCTATTGGAATGAAAATGATACCTACGTGCAAAAAGAAGGCATCGTTCAGGATTTCGGGATTTACGACAGCCCCGATGCCTTCTTCTCCGCTCATCCGCAAGGGCTCAGTCCGATTAAGAAAATAGTCTATACCAGGGTGGTCCGGCATCTGATGAACCGGAACGTTGATCACATCAGGCGGGGCGGGATGATTAACTGA
- a CDS encoding helix-turn-helix transcriptional regulator — MMNLYGAEHHLMVVSDSIDAEEHRHSFVQVTFSLTDEFDIELEGLSLRCPGIIINSNAVHRLKEAGHPLMLLLIDSTSEMAASFKRVLEGQQFHMFPHEVMRSIRALVQEQYAGIKDPDSYHSFLGQLMRLLGVEQVKPTIVDPRIRELIQLLKDCTGSEHSVSQFAWQLGLSNSRLSHLFKENTGISLSGYMVLHKLQKAVYLIFAGLSITDAAMAAGFDSPSHLAATSKQLLGMTAKDIRKDSVFLKVSSLH, encoded by the coding sequence ATGATGAATTTATATGGAGCGGAGCATCACCTGATGGTGGTGTCCGATTCGATTGATGCGGAAGAGCACCGGCATTCTTTTGTGCAGGTGACGTTCTCCTTAACAGATGAATTTGACATTGAGTTAGAGGGGCTAAGCTTGCGTTGTCCAGGGATCATTATCAATTCGAACGCCGTTCATCGGTTAAAAGAGGCAGGCCACCCGTTGATGCTTCTTCTGATCGACAGCACCTCTGAGATGGCGGCAAGCTTTAAGCGGGTTCTGGAGGGGCAGCAGTTCCATATGTTCCCGCATGAAGTGATGAGGAGCATCCGTGCATTGGTGCAAGAGCAGTATGCTGGCATTAAGGACCCGGACAGCTATCATTCTTTTCTGGGACAACTCATGAGGCTATTGGGTGTAGAGCAGGTGAAACCCACTATTGTTGATCCGAGAATCAGAGAGCTTATTCAGCTCCTCAAAGATTGCACCGGCTCCGAGCACTCCGTCAGTCAATTCGCCTGGCAGTTAGGTTTGTCCAACAGCAGATTGTCGCATCTCTTCAAAGAAAACACAGGTATTTCGCTTAGCGGATACATGGTGCTGCACAAGCTGCAGAAGGCCGTCTATTTGATTTTTGCGGGGCTCAGCATTACGGATGCGGCGATGGCTGCAGGCTTTGACAGTCCGTCCCACTTAGCTGCTACCAGCAAGCAGTTGCTGGGCATGACGGCGAAGGATATCCGTAAAGATAGCGTCTTTTTAAAAGTTTCCAGCCTGCATTAA
- a CDS encoding putative quinol monooxygenase, whose product MFKHYEAMQIKSEDKKGRRADMSKFAMYGRLTASPGKREELASLLLEASRSLKDMAGCELYIINESVDDPDTIWVTELWSDAEAHANSLKNEEVLAVIQRARPLIAGAEQVRLRPVGGKGLDV is encoded by the coding sequence ATGTTTAAACACTACGAAGCGATGCAAATAAAATCAGAGGATAAGAAGGGAAGAAGAGCGGATATGAGCAAATTTGCGATGTACGGAAGATTGACGGCCAGCCCCGGGAAACGGGAAGAACTCGCTTCATTACTGCTGGAAGCTTCGCGTAGCTTGAAGGATATGGCGGGCTGTGAGCTCTATATTATCAATGAATCCGTAGATGACCCCGATACGATCTGGGTCACGGAGCTGTGGAGCGATGCAGAGGCTCATGCCAACTCTCTCAAGAATGAAGAAGTGCTGGCCGTCATTCAACGCGCACGTCCTTTAATCGCAGGTGCAGAACAGGTTCGGCTCCGCCCCGTTGGCGGCAAGGGATTAGATGTATAA
- a CDS encoding FtsX-like permease family protein translates to MNIVNTLTIRHLKQNKRRTLLTIFGVIISVSMMTAVITLIFSFADLMIRQTISDTGEWHIQYQDITKKQLAAIQGDDATKTVAITRDLGYAPLEGGQNSNKPYLFIKEYDKQGFTQFQIEISKGRLPHTDKEVVISESVATNGKVKYEIGDRLTLRVGDRFEQGGDHPLDQTETLRRKDGTLTETLQHSVIRDYTVVGFIKRPLSETAWAPAYTIISYVDDQIIGRDDRVDASVVLQQVSPFLFAHAEKLAEKNQINTVQFNNDLLHYYGLSSSGTSSSMMFSLSAIIMGIIIIGSVGLIYNAFAISVSERSRYLGMLASVGATKRQKRNSVFFEGIVIGLISIPIGILCGLAGIGITFSFMNIMIEGALWTSEKLRLIVTPLLLLITCLVSMLTIFVSAYFPAVKASRVSPIDAIRQTTDVKLTVKAVKTPEIIRKLFGIEAEIGLKNLKRNKRRHHVILFSLVTSIVLFLTISFFTAGLTQSLALSLEGINYDIEVSSRNGERLDDDQLMQSLVSLDGVTEYSVSHELVRTAWVDAASIADELQEKVKQDKSMLQDGKYPYEIKLYALNDSSLQAYARAAHADYEQLTDLDHPAAIVMDTIHYKDIDTGKYIQTKSIYANIGQPIELTSFFKASGEETKTNQVIIAALTDQAPMGMSPIGVGGLNMIVSERVMKRLADGEELAKASMYLHLKSTEPVKTQQEIEAMNETHLNVYNVYQFRIREEQQILLMNVFSYGFIVLISVISVANIFNTISTGLVLRKREFAMLKSVGVTPKGFAKMLNYESVFYGVKSLLYGLPVSFAVMVLIYKAFANKFSYGFTLPWMSILSVIVCVFVIVSSAVVYSGAKVKKENIIDALKQENI, encoded by the coding sequence ATGAATATTGTCAATACATTAACCATCCGGCATCTGAAGCAGAACAAGAGACGAACACTTTTGACTATTTTTGGCGTCATTATTTCGGTATCCATGATGACCGCTGTCATTACGCTTATTTTTTCCTTTGCGGATTTAATGATCAGACAAACAATCTCAGATACAGGGGAGTGGCATATTCAGTATCAGGATATAACCAAGAAACAGCTTGCAGCGATACAGGGCGATGATGCAACCAAAACGGTTGCCATCACAAGAGACCTTGGGTATGCCCCATTAGAAGGGGGACAAAATTCCAATAAGCCGTACTTGTTCATCAAGGAATATGATAAGCAAGGGTTCACACAATTTCAGATTGAAATAAGCAAGGGACGTCTTCCGCACACGGACAAGGAGGTTGTAATCTCCGAGTCTGTTGCAACAAATGGCAAAGTGAAGTACGAAATCGGCGACCGTCTGACGCTTCGCGTCGGCGACCGATTCGAACAAGGGGGCGATCATCCCCTGGATCAGACGGAAACGCTGCGCAGGAAAGACGGCACATTGACCGAGACATTACAGCATAGCGTAATTAGGGATTATACTGTGGTAGGTTTCATTAAACGTCCGTTGTCAGAAACGGCTTGGGCCCCGGCTTATACGATCATTAGCTATGTCGATGATCAAATCATCGGGAGGGACGATCGGGTCGATGCGTCGGTAGTCTTGCAGCAGGTCAGTCCGTTCTTGTTCGCACATGCGGAGAAGCTGGCTGAGAAAAACCAAATTAACACTGTCCAATTTAATAATGATTTGCTTCATTATTATGGCTTGTCCAGTAGCGGAACCTCATCCAGTATGATGTTCTCATTATCGGCAATCATTATGGGGATCATTATCATTGGCTCGGTTGGACTCATCTATAACGCCTTTGCGATATCCGTCTCGGAACGTTCCCGCTATTTAGGGATGCTCGCGAGCGTGGGGGCAACGAAAAGGCAGAAGCGAAATTCCGTATTCTTTGAAGGGATCGTCATTGGTTTGATCAGCATTCCCATTGGCATCTTATGCGGTCTTGCCGGAATCGGAATCACCTTTTCGTTCATGAACATAATGATTGAAGGGGCATTATGGACGAGTGAAAAGCTGAGGCTTATCGTCACGCCGTTATTGCTCTTGATTACTTGTCTTGTTTCGATGCTGACAATTTTCGTTTCGGCGTATTTCCCGGCGGTTAAAGCATCCAGGGTATCTCCTATAGACGCGATTCGCCAAACCACTGACGTAAAGCTTACTGTCAAAGCAGTGAAGACGCCCGAGATCATTCGTAAGCTCTTCGGAATTGAAGCAGAAATCGGGCTGAAAAACTTAAAGAGGAACAAACGAAGACATCATGTTATTCTTTTTTCGCTTGTCACCAGCATCGTTTTGTTTTTGACGATATCGTTTTTCACGGCTGGCCTGACACAATCTCTGGCATTGTCGCTGGAAGGCATCAATTACGATATTGAAGTGTCGTCCAGGAATGGCGAAAGACTAGATGATGACCAGTTGATGCAATCGCTTGTATCTCTGGATGGCGTCACGGAATACAGCGTGAGTCATGAGTTAGTCAGGACCGCTTGGGTCGATGCAGCAAGCATCGCCGACGAATTGCAGGAGAAGGTTAAGCAGGATAAGAGTATGCTGCAAGACGGGAAATACCCTTACGAAATTAAGCTCTATGCACTGAATGATTCGAGCCTGCAAGCCTATGCCAGAGCAGCTCACGCAGATTACGAACAGCTTACGGATCTGGATCATCCCGCCGCAATCGTGATGGATACGATTCATTACAAAGATATAGATACGGGGAAATATATTCAGACGAAGTCCATATATGCGAATATCGGACAACCTATCGAGCTAACGAGTTTTTTTAAAGCGAGCGGGGAAGAAACGAAGACAAATCAAGTGATAATTGCCGCATTGACGGATCAGGCACCGATGGGGATGAGCCCGATAGGCGTAGGCGGGTTAAATATGATCGTGTCGGAACGCGTCATGAAGCGGCTGGCAGACGGCGAGGAGCTGGCTAAAGCTTCGATGTACCTTCATTTGAAAAGCACGGAACCGGTGAAAACGCAGCAGGAAATTGAAGCGATGAATGAGACCCATCTGAATGTCTACAATGTATATCAATTCAGAATAAGAGAAGAACAACAGATTCTGCTGATGAACGTCTTTTCTTACGGTTTTATCGTATTAATCTCTGTGATTTCCGTTGCGAACATCTTTAATACGATCTCAACAGGGCTGGTTCTTCGCAAACGGGAATTTGCGATGCTGAAATCCGTAGGCGTGACGCCAAAGGGGTTTGCAAAAATGCTGAACTATGAGAGTGTTTTTTATGGGGTCAAGTCGCTCTTGTATGGGCTTCCTGTCAGTTTCGCCGTGATGGTTCTGATCTATAAAGCATTTGCGAACAAATTCAGCTATGGGTTCACCCTGCCCTGGATGAGCATTCTGTCTGTCATTGTGTGTGTATTTGTCATTGTCAGCTCTGCGGTTGTTTATTCCGGAGCTAAAGTAAAAAAGGAGAATATTATTGATGCATTAAAGCAAGAGAATATATGA
- a CDS encoding VanZ family protein produces MQMKQQRKITFMITIGYTLIILYFMLFAFGRADTVDQNSQYTFIFWPDGFFRVPGLSDLLHPTLMDLVGIGNFAAFIPFGILFPLLYRTSFVRFMTGFILSILVVETIQALTFLGSFDTNDVITNSVGAAIGFGGYKIGFRTQNYWRNIAATGIASAVLMLGVWGVFGVVDQVFTKELAPFVAINEWEDSTGNRLTGTKQDSLKIGGQDVTPQYNVYGIEGKKKETYTYSLDNKGELYLSLNYGIPDHKDFQGSLKVTVDGNELLSVSAKDQLHEPDNRILHLTRANELKITIEGNETLWDVGYREMVYSWN; encoded by the coding sequence ATGCAAATGAAGCAGCAGCGCAAGATTACTTTTATGATTACGATAGGCTACACCCTGATTATTCTTTATTTTATGCTTTTTGCTTTCGGCAGAGCGGATACTGTAGATCAAAACAGTCAGTACACCTTTATTTTTTGGCCGGACGGTTTTTTTAGGGTGCCGGGTCTTTCCGATCTTCTACATCCGACACTGATGGACTTGGTGGGTATTGGAAACTTTGCAGCCTTCATACCTTTTGGCATACTGTTTCCGCTGTTATACCGCACCAGCTTTGTTCGCTTCATGACAGGGTTTATCCTGTCCATTCTTGTGGTGGAGACCATCCAGGCCCTAACATTCCTCGGCAGCTTTGACACGAACGACGTCATAACGAACTCAGTGGGCGCTGCTATTGGATTCGGGGGCTACAAGATTGGCTTCCGTACACAAAACTACTGGAGAAATATCGCTGCTACAGGAATTGCCAGTGCTGTGTTAATGCTCGGCGTATGGGGGGTCTTCGGAGTAGTTGATCAAGTGTTCACCAAAGAGCTGGCCCCTTTTGTAGCGATAAACGAATGGGAAGATAGTACCGGAAATCGATTAACGGGAACCAAACAGGACAGCCTTAAGATTGGCGGCCAAGACGTGACACCCCAATATAATGTGTATGGCATCGAAGGTAAAAAGAAGGAAACCTATACGTATTCGCTAGACAATAAGGGAGAACTGTATCTTAGCTTGAATTATGGAATTCCTGATCATAAGGATTTTCAGGGCAGCCTTAAGGTTACCGTTGACGGGAATGAGCTCCTGTCTGTATCTGCAAAAGATCAGCTCCATGAGCCGGATAATAGGATCCTTCATCTCACCCGGGCTAATGAGCTTAAGATAACCATTGAGGGGAATGAAACCCTGTGGGATGTTGGATATAGAGAGATGGTATATTCCTGGAATTGA
- a CDS encoding MBL fold metallo-hydrolase produces MNNEYFTIQQASEGIWGAISVPGSGSLGNAAIIDLGDLTVVVDTTNLPNSAALLRHTAEQLTNKPVKYVVNTHFHGDHVNGNQEFMNSELISTVWTRDLLADMGEVNIDAMQQNIRKLITSLNNMRSQERDPHMLTEIDYDLSVQHALYDTIPSLRRVVPAITFDDKLVIRGTKRTIEVLSYGGGHSLSDAVVYVPEERTLIAGDLVSTKTIPVIPYGNPYAWIRILKRMQQDLKIDTVVPGHGDISHSERITDVIRFLEKMIAYVAGAVKSGQSESYWLEQGVLKGYEDWHLPQYFKWNFRWLFNSMLVQNNR; encoded by the coding sequence ATGAACAACGAATATTTCACGATTCAGCAGGCTTCGGAGGGTATCTGGGGGGCTATTTCGGTTCCCGGCAGCGGCTCTTTGGGAAATGCAGCCATTATTGATCTTGGGGATTTAACCGTGGTAGTGGATACCACTAATCTGCCGAATTCTGCTGCTTTGTTACGTCATACTGCTGAACAATTAACGAACAAACCGGTCAAATACGTAGTGAATACACATTTCCATGGAGATCATGTCAACGGCAATCAGGAATTTATGAACAGCGAATTGATATCTACTGTGTGGACAAGAGATTTGCTTGCTGATATGGGTGAAGTGAATATTGATGCCATGCAACAAAACATTCGTAAGTTAATAACTAGCCTAAATAACATGCGTTCACAGGAAAGAGATCCTCATATGCTCACTGAAATCGACTATGATCTTTCCGTGCAGCATGCGCTGTATGATACGATCCCTTCCCTTCGCAGGGTGGTCCCCGCGATAACCTTTGACGACAAACTCGTGATTCGGGGAACAAAGCGAACCATCGAAGTGTTGTCTTACGGAGGCGGTCATTCATTAAGTGATGCCGTGGTGTATGTTCCAGAGGAGCGAACTTTGATTGCAGGTGATTTGGTATCAACTAAGACCATTCCGGTCATTCCCTACGGTAATCCGTACGCCTGGATACGCATCCTTAAACGCATGCAACAAGATCTCAAGATCGATACTGTCGTTCCGGGGCACGGAGATATCTCTCATTCAGAACGAATCACAGATGTCATACGCTTTTTGGAGAAAATGATCGCTTATGTTGCTGGTGCTGTAAAAAGCGGGCAATCAGAGTCGTACTGGCTGGAGCAAGGTGTACTAAAAGGGTATGAGGATTGGCATCTGCCCCAGTATTTCAAATGGAACTTTCGCTGGCTCTTTAACAGTATGCTTGTTCAAAACAACAGATGA
- a CDS encoding serine hydrolase domain-containing protein — protein sequence MFLQKEVVHTKNDKYLALTNHVIKAKNQISSSAAATFIIHNDTIVNENYFGSYEYNSKIQSVAPSTRFNVASVRKSYIGFAISLALYQNKLSSMDDYISDYLEDLNLAAVQGVRIRHLLTHTHGLKNNHEKLFPPGTSWNYSNTGINMLIRLIRKLFKAPLSEVMQQYVFKPCNFIETGWCKNRKDNLVWLNEDYADDQGEEANLFVSARELACWGYLHLNRGLVNGRQIVPKEVIEQATRNQSPAKLDDALPRNGFTWWIQDKPRAISEIGNTLPPGSYQILGLTVCACLVIPKHRLVAVRMYNQTGPNPPGYDYLEDIKTFGDKILSCTLN from the coding sequence ATGTTCTTACAAAAAGAAGTAGTACATACCAAAAACGATAAATATTTGGCGCTAACTAACCATGTAATTAAAGCTAAGAACCAGATTTCCTCTTCCGCAGCCGCTACATTTATCATCCATAATGACACCATTGTTAATGAAAATTACTTTGGCTCATATGAGTATAATTCAAAGATACAATCAGTAGCGCCCTCAACCCGGTTTAATGTTGCTTCCGTAAGAAAGTCATACATTGGCTTTGCGATCAGCTTGGCCTTATACCAAAATAAACTTTCAAGCATGGATGATTATATTTCTGATTACTTAGAGGATCTAAACCTAGCCGCTGTCCAAGGGGTTAGAATAAGACATTTATTAACGCATACTCATGGACTTAAAAATAATCATGAAAAACTTTTCCCGCCGGGAACAAGTTGGAATTATAGTAATACAGGGATCAATATGCTGATTAGATTAATACGGAAGTTATTTAAAGCGCCCCTGTCAGAGGTCATGCAACAATATGTTTTCAAACCCTGCAATTTCATTGAGACAGGTTGGTGTAAGAATAGAAAAGACAATTTAGTATGGTTAAATGAAGACTATGCTGATGACCAAGGTGAAGAAGCCAATCTTTTTGTAAGTGCCCGTGAATTGGCTTGTTGGGGTTATCTTCACCTGAACCGAGGACTCGTTAATGGACGCCAGATTGTTCCGAAAGAGGTTATAGAACAAGCTACAAGGAATCAGAGCCCAGCCAAACTTGATGATGCATTGCCTAGAAATGGCTTCACTTGGTGGATTCAGGATAAGCCTAGAGCTATTTCTGAAATAGGAAACACACTCCCACCCGGGTCCTATCAAATACTGGGGCTAACTGTCTGTGCCTGTTTGGTTATTCCTAAACATCGGTTAGTCGCAGTTAGAATGTACAATCAAACAGGTCCAAATCCACCAGGGTACGACTACTTAGAGGATATTAAGACATTTGGAGACAAAATCTTATCGTGTACTTTGAACTAA